AAGTTTGCATAATACTGGGCTTAAAAAAGAAGTGTGAGCTGCATGCACTTACTGGAAATTACAGCAAACATAAAGCATTGATATGAAGGAACAGgcattttatttggatcttgATTAGTGgatgaaaaaatagaaaaatgcatTGGATCCACTCAGACTTGCTGGAAATAAATGTAGTTATgagattttaatttcattttatttgcatgGTTTTTAAGGTGGTTTTGGTTCAAAAAGTAATTTTAGCATAATTGTATTAAGTCCATGTACTTTTCGATTTCCCCTGTGAACTCATAACTGTCAGAAGTGACTAAAAGTGCAATGTCATGACAAAGCAATTTAGCAAGAATCTTATTGGAGATTttcattatataaaatgtttattatttttgtaaaacaGTGTAATGTCTCAGAAGTAATAAAAATCTTATTAGAGTAAAATCAttacttttatataaaaaaatatattttagtttataATGTCATGTCTGAGAAGTCTAATAAAAATCGAACTGGAGTTATAATTATTGTTCTCATACAGAAACATATTTCAGTTTCTAATGTTGGCATGACAGAGCAGCATTCCCTTGttatctctccctcctctgattTAGTATTAGGAGGCTTTCTGATGGTTCCTTTAGATGCTCCCACCCCTCTCCTCGCGTAATTCATCTTCGTGACCAATCCTGTCCCTCCCCAAAAAGTTTACGCCGTGCAGCCTATAAGAACTGCCTAAGTTTCTCAAGTATCAGAAAAAGTCTTGTCCTCCCAGGAACTCTATCTATGGATACTTTGGTTTCCTCCAAGCCGCGCACTGCACCTACAAGGGGACTAACTCTTTGACTTCATGAGAGGGAAATAATTTTATTTGGTGGGGGGACACTTTCAGTCCGCCATCTGCCCGAGTGGAGATGTCTGAGGAAAATATGGGGGAAGAGTCGAGCAGCTCGCCCGTCTCTCCCGTGGACAGTCTGAGCAACAGCGAGGGGGAGCAGGACAGGCAGCCCAAGAggtgtgggaggaagaggaggcccaGCAGGAAGAGTGGAGAGGACTCGGACAGCCCGACCCCCGGGGGGAAACGAGGGAAGAAGTCCAGCAGCAGCGACAGCCCGCAGTCCTTCGAGGAGCTCCAGTCGCAGCGCGTCATGGCCAACGTGCGGGAGCGCCAGAGGACCCAGTCCCTGAACGAGGCGTTCGCGTCGCTGCGTAAAATCATCCCCACGCTGCCCTCGGACAAGCTCAGTAAAATACAGACGCTGAAACTCGCGGCCAGATACATCGACTTCCTCTACCAGGTGCTGCAGAGCGACGAGCTGGACTCCAAGATGTCAAGCTGCAGTTATGTGGCGCACGAGAGGCTGAGCTACGCCTTCTCTGTGTGGAGGATGGAGGGCGCCTGGTCCATGTCAACATCTCACTAACTGTGCCTTCTAACGATGGTACGAATGTCTTTGTTTAATCCAGAGAACTGGTTCCACTGTGGGAGAAATAACACTATAAGAAAAATGCTTTCTCTGCGCCTAATGCAGCCTGGTGTCTATTTGGCGCAATTGTGCGTAATTCTCCTGCAGAGCTCAGAGATAATTGGTGCCTCGTCTATAACCCACAGGTGACTGCTGAATCTACTTCATCACATTCTGACGGGACAAGCCTGGAGTCCAATGCTGGATACATGGGATCACTCTATTTAAAACCAAAGACGACAGGAAAGGGTCCggggatgttttgttttttttgcagaggCCCGACACCGCGTGTTCGCTCCATACACCTCATTCTGATGTGTTTCCATGTTGTTGACGACGAATGTTGAAATTgccatgtgtttctttttttactacATGCCTTTGGACTAATTTCTGCAGAGGTCAAAGTGCATTATTGAAGCAGTGTTCTTGTGGTGTGAGGCTGTCAACTGGTGGCGAAGCTCACATTTCAGACTGTGTGGATCTAacctgtgcaaaaaaaaaatattttcagaaaacatttatttatttattggggAAACGTGTAACATTGAGGAATGGATCCTGTGtctgaaaaatgcaaacacattccttatttttattatcgttttttttgtaaatgtttgtatattgttttgCATTAAAGACAATTACACGAAATTgcatttttggttgtttttttgtcacttttttgttttttatatattaaaataaatataaccaATGTGACTTTTAAATGTCAACACATTGCTTCAACTTCAAAACAACGTTAATGACAAAGGCTTCCACAATATACCGCCAGCAGTCACATGGGAAAACAGATGGAGTTTTTATTGGCTCCAGTAAAAACGTTAGAAAAACATACAGCTTCGTTTTTTTTGCTTATAGTAAAGTTACACATtccaaaaataatatataaaccAGGATTTGATAAATTCCTAACTCCTTATTAATATACACAAGTGATAAAAGGAAATTCAattgttcacacatacagtgataaaaatgtgaaggtttctgaaaaataaaaactgtggagAACAAAACTCACAGTCAGACTAAAATACGATTTTTAATTAAGATGAAAAAACCTCTGGTTTCCTGGGGTTGTTTACAGTTAGATTAAGGTCTGGGCATGAAACTCAACATTATGAGTAAATAAGTACAACTGGCGTCAAGTCAACCTGCAGTTATAAATCCATGCTGAACAACCAAACTATTGTTTGtcttacatttttcatttaatatcAAAAGCcccttgtttgtgtttttaaaggtgctataagaataaagtttgttgtttttattattattattattggtgcATTTTATTCATGATACTACAGATTAAATTTAATTATAGTCTATCATTGAAGAAGTCGTATGACTGGTTTTATTCTTGCACTTTCACTGCAAATAATATCCAACAAGAATGAACCTGAACCAGGAAAGGGATGATGTGGTGGATTATAGGGCTATAGACAATACTTTCCAAAAGAGACTTTCTGCATCCTTGTATTGTTTTCATCACTAAATAAATCTTCCCCACTGATGGACCTCAGAAGTGTTTCTCACTGTCCAAATCAAAGTGTGCGTCCGTTTGAAGGTGTGTAATTGGCTTGCGAGGCATGTATGGAATTCCCAGATGTCTATGAAATTCAAGGAGGCCGTGAAGGTAACACAGGCTGCAGAGGCTATTCTGACTGAGTTTGGAGAAatgctgcacaaacactgtcCATAGGCCCGAAgatcaataaacacatttcctgaAAACGTTTTAAGGTTCTACTcagcagcacatcaacaaacaGAGGCTGCACgagaaataaaagctgcacCATCCTCGTGataatcacaaaaacaacaagtttttcttctttcaagaAAGAAATTGGAATCCAGTCCTTATGCAACACTAAATCCTTCAATAAGTTCCCTCTGCTCCTtttgcagaggagaggagttgGCAATTGACGCGATGCAGAGGCACAGAATGAAACCTATTTAGAACAGATGttagtatttttaaaaaaggtcaCGTGAAATGAGCAGATGTTCAGACGGTGCAGGGACTCAGCGGTGCAGCAGCTCCGCAGACAGAGCGAGAGCAAGAGCGAGAGCGAGCACCGAGCAGAGCTGCTCTCACACGGACACGAACCGAGAGGCTGCCCGGTCCCACATCCACGATCCTCCAGAGCAGGTCTGATCCAAGTGGATTTAAAAGAGGGCCACCCCGCGGGGAATAGTGTGGATCAGGCTGAGGATGGTGCTCAGACAAAGGTGGGTTATATATGAAGCTACAGACAGTCTGTAGTCGGTCAGTTATGACTGTGTAGGCTTTATTATTTAACTGTAAAATCATGTGTGgggatgtgtttttaaagcgGTCAAACACTGACAGGCCTACACCGTCAAAGTTTCTGACCacttcaaagtgtgtgtgtgtgtgtgtgtgtgtgtgtgtgtgtgtgtgtgtgtgtgtgtgtgtgtgtgtgtgtgtgtgtgtgtgtgtgtgtgtgtgtgtgtgtttgtgtgtgtgtgtagggaggAGGCTCAAAAGAGAGCAGTATGTCAGAGATGAACGAGGATGTATCATTAGAGACGAATAGAATTGAAAAAGGAATGAACAGCGAAAATGGATCAAATGAACTTTATCGcattgttgttttactttgttcCTTTTTATGGctgaaatgttcaaatgtttgcAAATGAATAATTTGCTCTTATGTGCGGCTCAGACAGAATAACgttgatttatttaatatgtaGGTTGTGTTGGTGAAcagttatttaaatttaaattagtttttgtataaaaacaattgtttgaaaacgtttatttaaaaaatgtactagccccattattattattattattattattattagtagtagtagtagtagtagtagaatattattattattaataatataagtagtagtagtattagtatcattattattattattattattatatgttttttaaccACAGTCCATTCCCATGGCTCCAGCAGCTAACAGGTGATATATCATGTCTCACACGTTTTTCATTCAATTAAATGACAAGAACAGACTTTTCTACAAATTTTGCCTCTTTAAAAAATTTGTTTACGTTTTGTACTGTATTACagttaaaaagtattttaataaatacatactTTTTTGTATTCATAAAATTTCAGAAAACGTAGTTTTTTGCAAGCACAgcttaaataaaattaaactatAGTAATTTATTAGGTAAGAGCACCGTGGAATTAATTACTGCACcagataaattaaatgttgttttattttgtttggtttatttctgAACTTAAAAGGAAAAGGAGCAGGTGCAACCTTCACGGCCTGTTcagtcattttaaatgcattagcAGATTTTACATTTAGAATCTAAGTCCCTCCTGTTAGtacaatgaaatgttttgagGTTTGATCCACATCTTTAACAGTGTCTCAGAAAGGGAATGTTAAACTCAGGAGAAGTTCAGCTGCACAGAGACAAGATCAGACAACACTGCTGCACTTGAGGCAGGGAAGTAAAGAGGGGAactaaacagaaacagacaaacattccTCCTGCATCTGGACTCTGTTGATTATTGAATACATTAGCATCTTTAATGCAGTTCTTTGTTGAGAGGGCATTTTATCCATCACACATGTGAGAAGTCAGATCAGTCGAAGACAACTTAGATCAAGAGGAAACCAGTTGAGCAACAGTTCATAAGGATCTAAATGTCTGTGCCCGATCTCTCATTACATTTGACTTATAAAGACGACTTCAAAATGGAACATCATGATTTTTGGTGCAACATGGAAACTTATTGTTTTGGGACTTTATCATAGCAGCACTGACTTCTTTACCTGtaatatgaatgaaaaaaagtacttttatttaacatattaTAAAAATGCTGAAGTAAATTGatttaaatcatgaaaaatatGAATCTTAAAAATATATCATCATCCATCAGTGTTGTGCATCTCTTTACATATGGCAGCACCTGTTGGGTCCACTGACCTTTACTGCTGTTGTGAATGAGCAGCACTTACTTCAGATGAAAGCACCTATGAATAATTGTATCATAGAAAAAAGGATCTAATTTTATATTCCACCATATCATACATTCATGAATACAACACAGAAACTTAAGAAGCCTTTCTAAGGTCTTacgattttatttttcaatgaattaaaaccaaccaaaaCTTAATTCTTTAAGGCCTTGTATAGATTACCATCATCAGGGGATAACACTGATCAACATCACTGTGCAAACTAATGGGGAACTAACTTTAGAGAGATGTTCtacctaaaaataaaacatggtcTTTATAAACTGTAAATCAGTTTCATCAGAGACAGCGTCTGTGACCTGACAGAGAACTGAAGATGTGTTCCTGcccaaaaaaacagttttggtGCAGCTTCATCCGCATTTGATGTTTAAATGACACCTGTGATGCACTGAATTGATTCAGTCAATACATGAGAATAAAAAGATGAGAGGGATTAGGTTTAAAAAGAAACTGGTAAAATTAACTgaaatttattttatgtttgatttCCTGATTTCTGCTTTTTCGTTTCTCATAATCTAttatcctcttctcttcttcttttgacCTTTAAAGTGTAGATATGTTAACAGGCATGTTGCAGAaggaagaacaaacacactgaatgaaTTGTCTCCTTTGTTTTAGAGAAACCTTCATTATCCAGATTTAAAGATTCAGATCCAGAGATTATATAACAACATAAAGCCTTGTCTGAAAAACTGAATGAGCCTGGAGGTAAATAATCAATGTCAGAGCCTCAGCCTTGTAAAATTATCTCAAGATATTTGGAAAAAAGTGGACATCGCACGCTGTTGGAGAAAATGTCTAATGGCTGTTTAAAGCTGGCTGAAGGCTTGTGGACACACACGCCATGTTTAAATTGGCACATTGAAGAtatcaaatgaaaatgcagaGCCATAACAGGTCAGTGCTTCATCACAGGGAAAGGTACACTGGTCGTGAAGAATGACGCCATGATTCCGGCATGCCATCTGATTGCTTGCAGCACCCAAAGTGATCTTTGATGCATGTCCAAAGGGCAGAGTCGAAACGTGTGCGCCTTGTGTTTAACCTTTTGTTGCGTGTGATGCGTGCCACCCAGGCAGCAGACAAGACACGCATCAGTTTGTTTTAGAGGAATACACAATGATGTCACAGACAGGAAAGAGACTGGGAGGAGGGCTTGGCACCTTTAGGAGTTGGCTGGATCCCCATTGGCTCGGCAGAAAGAGTGCAATAATAAACAGGCAATCAGGAGGCAGCGTGAGCGTACACAAAGGCATTGCAAAAGTTTGCAGATAATAACAGCAGGTTTTTCACTGCAGGGGGATGattatttgtgttcttcagttgtCCGTAAATAGAGGGCCTCTCACAGGAAGTATAAACATACAGATGGAGTGGAGGGCGGTCAGAGTCCAGAGCAGTGATTTCAAACATACCTGTTTATGTTCAATCAACAtggagtatatatatatatttatatatgtgtgtgtatgtgtgtgtgtgtgtgtgtgtgtagacaaatatatgtgtatataacTGCAGCCCAAGCTTCAGCATTGAAACAATAGATTCTTTTCTGAGGgtagaggagaaaagaaaacctcagaacaaaaaaaaagtgtctcacTTATTCTGGAATTTGAGCATCTAGTGAAGCTTGTACTACTCATCTATTGACTAAATGTACCAG
This region of Paralichthys olivaceus isolate ysfri-2021 chromosome 13, ASM2471397v2, whole genome shotgun sequence genomic DNA includes:
- the twist1b gene encoding twist-related protein 1b gives rise to the protein MSEENMGEESSSSPVSPVDSLSNSEGEQDRQPKRCGRKRRPSRKSGEDSDSPTPGGKRGKKSSSSDSPQSFEELQSQRVMANVRERQRTQSLNEAFASLRKIIPTLPSDKLSKIQTLKLAARYIDFLYQVLQSDELDSKMSSCSYVAHERLSYAFSVWRMEGAWSMSTSH